ACGCTCACGGGAGGCCTTCTGATCGCAGTACTCGCCCTGGATCTTCCAGCCTCGCAGCCGCGCGAAGCGGCGCAAGACCTCTAGGGTTTCCTCTCTTCGGCTCTTTTCTGTGGATCGTTGATAAAGGGCCGCTCGCGTTGATTGGGCGGCCGGCAAAAGGGCGGGTACTGGTGCAGTGCTAGAATTCAAACAGGTCATCTCAAACCTCTCTGTCAGGCTTGGGGTGATTTAGGGCCTGGCGGGTGCTTCAACACCCGCTTGGCCCGCACCCCGTATTGTCATCTTCTTGGCGGCTGCGGCGCTTTTGACGCCCCAAGCCGCCTTTATTCGCTTACTTCGCTTTTTTCGCAGGCCGTTTTAGACGGCTTTCGCTGTGGCTTGGGCTTTCTCCTTTCCGTTTGGCTGATGACGGCCCAGGATGAAATCGGCGGCCTTTTGAGCCTGAGCGGCGGCGATCACCGCCAGGCGGGGATCGGACTTGAGGCGCTGGAGCCAGTGGGAGATGTAGGCGGCCGAGTTCTCCAAGGTGCTCTGCTCGATGCCGCACTCGCCGCACAGGAAGGCGGCTCCCATCTCGGCTACCAGCTCCTCGCGGCTGTAGTCTGCCGAGCCGAAAGGGGCCGGAGTCTTGCCGCCCAGCCTCCCCAGCCGGCCTTTCGATCCGCTGGCATGGGTCAGCTCATGAAAAAGGGTGCAGTAATATTGGTGGGAGCTTTCGAAACAGGTTGGCCGGGGCAATTCTACCCGATCCTTGGCCGGCAGGTAAAGGGCTGCGGTGGCGCCGTGCCGGATCTCGGGCGGGCC
This window of the Acidobacteriota bacterium genome carries:
- a CDS encoding ArdC-like ssDNA-binding domain-containing protein — protein: MSKAYQVITDQIIELLEQGTVPWRQPWISVAPQNLITCRAYRGINPFILACRGFSSPFWLTFRQAKQLGGSVRKGQRSAPVVFWKIHKKEDEESQEEAQTVSVPVLRYYRVFNVEQCEGLPEERIPVIEEREFAPLEIAEKIVAGMPGPPEIRHGATAALYLPAKDRVELPRPTCFESSHQYYCTLFHELTHASGSKGRLGRLGGKTPAPFGSADYSREELVAEMGAAFLCGECGIEQSTLENSAAYISHWLQRLKSDPRLAVIAAAQAQKAADFILGRHQPNGKEKAQATAKAV